The Kluyveromyces lactis strain NRRL Y-1140 chromosome D complete sequence genome has a window encoding:
- the JEM1 gene encoding Jem1p (weakly similar to uniprot|P40358 Saccharomyces cerevisiae YJL073W JEM1 DnaJ-like chaperone required for nuclear membrane fusion during mating localizes to the ER membrane exhibits genetic interactions with KAR2) produces MSVWYTWISLSLLIFHGLSSIDKVHGSDVDPICDLANVTKVIEAQKFDRESIQEYQDLIPMIRTHCDGKQWDRIINQINYNLGITYLSLGQEPQALKSFNAVIDSDESSFKELSVSRLNELNKKYADWNKISDPASKTDEELFNELYDSISTKLGKPDSMEYLEAKFQEILTISPFSLKVRILYNDFLLDQIADVIDLNFAHKAVENIQTILDKFGNKIELDKRLALHHELAVIQLFILNTQPQVSLRKCLNLDMDYQPCKDLMRVWNQISKVLPQPSRIMNADEYTDFDTEWNKISQFLLDNKRSVVKTYGMKEQNFEVLTKYHNDQIKKVLEERPLSSKTWTYENFDAQTDFMIYLNAALCESLDMQASSKKASKYCYNAMKQSLTPDEIQNLKHYLKTFDSPHIIKELLTALFDTYPHISVNLLHSVAQKLSIAEKKHPGINSAEHWAVLFKFAQDNNLAHSRLKFVKNLANVVTKTYHSIQQQQQQKQQQYFQQMFGNQQQYHQQQQHQQQQQFAEPNIKTDKDYYKILGVDKSATPKDVRRSYLQLTKKFHPDKQKNLNDEQRQKNEEKMAEINEAYEILSDDDKRTKYDNARANSRNSRGAHGFEGHGGFKPFDKSAKYHRKKQN; encoded by the coding sequence ATGTCTGTATGGTATACTTGGATATCTCTCAGTCTTCTTATATTCCATGGTTTGAGCAGTATTGACAAAGTGCATGGCTCAGACGTTGATCCGATTTGCGATCTAGCCAATGTTACGAAGGTTATCGAAGCACAAAAGTTTGACCGAGAATCGATTCAAGAGTACCAGGACCTAATACCTATGATACGAACACATTGTGACGGAAAACAATGGGATCGGatcatcaatcaaatcaattaCAACCTTGGCATCACATATCTTTCATTGGGACAAGAACCACAAGCACTGAAATCGTTCAATGCTGTTATTGATTCAGATGAATCctcattcaaagaactcTCAGTTTCAAGACTgaatgaattgaacaaaaaataTGCAGATTGGAATAAAATATCGGATCCTGCATCCAAAACTGATGAGGAATTATTTAATGAGTTGTATGATTCTATATCTACAAAGCTCGGCAAACCAGATTCTATGGAATATTTGGAGgcaaaatttcaagaaatactAACAATCTCACCTTTTTCACTGAAGGTGAGGATTCTTTACAATGATTTCCTTTTAGATCAAATAGCTGATGTCATCGATTTGAATTTTGCACATAAGGCAGTAGAAAACATTCAGACCATATTGGATAAATTTGGCAATAAAATCGAGTTAGACAAAAGACTAGCATTGCATCATGAGCTTGCTGTTATCCAACTCTTCATTTTGAATACTCAGCCACAGGTTTCACTACGTAAATGTCTCAACCTAGATATGGACTATCAGCCGTGCAAAGATCTAATGAGGGTCTGGAATCAAATTTCAAAGGTACTTCCCCAACCTTCTAGGATAATGAATGCTGATGAATACACTGATTTTGACACAGAATGGAATAAAATTAGCCAGTTCTTGCTtgataataaaagaagCGTTGTTAAAACATATGGGatgaaagaacaaaatttTGAGGTATTAACGAAGTACCACAATGACCAAATAAAGAAAGTCTTGGAAGAAAGACCTTTGAGTAGCAAAACATGGACGTATGAGAATTTTGATGCCCAAACAGACTTCATGATCTACCTAAACGCTGCGTTGTGTGAATCATTAGACATGCAAGCGTCTTCCAAAAAGGCTTCCAAATATTGTTACAACGCTATGAAACAATCACTCACTCCAGATGAGATACAAAATCTTAAGCACTATCTAAAAACATTTGACTCACCTCATATCATTAAAGAACTGTTGACAGCGTTGTTTGACACCTACCCTCATATTTCTGTTAACCTTTTGCATTCCGTTGCACAGAAGTTATCCATCGCTGAGAAAAAACATCCTGGAATTAATTCTGCCGAACACTGGGCagttttgttcaaatttgCACAAGATAACAATTTAGCTCACTCTAGATTAAAGTTCGTTAAAAACCTTGCAAACGTTGTGACAAAAACGTATCACAgtattcaacaacaacagcagcaaaaacaacaacagtaTTTTCAACAGATGTTTGGAAACCAACAGCAGTATcatcaacagcaacagcatcaacaacagcagcaattTGCTGAACCAAATATAAAGACAGATAAAGATTATTACAAGATCTTAGGTGTAGATAAATCAGCGACACCAAAAGATGTTAGAAGATCGTACTTACAGCTGACGAAGAAATTCCACCCTGATAAACAGAAAAATCTGAATGACgaacaaagacaaaagaatgaagaaaagatggCTGAAATAAATGAAGCATATGAAATTCTaagtgatgatgataaacgtacaaaatatgataatGCAAGAGCTAATTCTAGGAACTCTCGAGGAGCACATGGATTCGAAGGACATGGAGGATTCAAACCGTTCGATAAATCTGCAAAATACCACaggaagaaacaaaattaa
- the APE3 gene encoding aminopeptidase Y (similar to uniprot|P37302 Saccharomyces cerevisiae YBR286W APE3 Vacuolar aminopeptidase Y processed to mature form by Prb1p): protein MKVAGIIGSIAAANIVGASILPQYIQEVFSTGEVSESLQNLSDFFEDGSKSSVFTWPHLPYFLKPGVDSEKLQDSITIDQLNDTAWDLYHAANASTKQYGHPTRVIGSKGHWKTIGYILSQLDEHKDYYDISVQSFPALTGKVNSFNLSFVGGDKVPTATPFALTPPVKGFLGKLIEIPNLGCDDIDYKSLVVPKNSIALIERGQCPFGRKSNLAGKHGFKAALIYDNDPLSKDGIKGTLEKPDKHTVATIGVSYKEGKKLIAALELHQGDYSLYFEVDSFVKNIKTKNIIADTKHGDPENIVALGAHSDSVSNGPGINDDGSGAISLLTVAKQLTGYKINNKVRFAWWAAEEEGLLGSVFYADHLSPEENSKIRLFMDYDMMASPNYEYQVYDANNKDHPAGSKELKNLYIDYYQSKNLTYSLIPFDGRSDYVGFINHGIPSGGIATGAEGINDENGLPFDKCYHSLCDDVSNLAFDAFLVNTQLIAHSVATYAKSLEDFPQRNLNVTSENVADFSYRGSHLIL from the coding sequence ATGAAGGTTGCTGGAATTATTGGCTCTATCGCCGCTGCCAATATTGTCGGTGCATCAATATTACCACAGTACATTCAAGAAGTTTTCTCCACAGGTGAAGTTTCAGAGTCCTTGCAGAACCTATCAGACTTTTTCGAAGATGGTTCAAAGTCATCCGTCTTTACTTGGCCTCATCTTCCATACTTCTTGAAGCCTGGTGTGGACTCTGAAAAGCTTCAAGATTCAATTACcattgatcaattgaatgaCACTGCTTGGGACTTGTATCATGCTGCGAATGCTTCTACAAAGCAGTATGGTCATCCAACAAGAGTCATTGGTTCTAAAGGTCATTGGAAAACTATTGGGTACATTTTATCCCAATTGGATGAGCACAAGGATTACTACGATATTTCAGTGCAATCTTTCCCTGCTTTAACAGGTAAGGTTAACTCTTTCAACCTTTCCTTTGTCGGTGGTGATAAAGTTCCTACCGCAACACCATTTGCCTTGACTCCACCTGTGAAGGGTTTCCTTGGTAAATTGATCGAAATTCCAAATTTGGGATGTGATGATATTGACTACAAATCCTTGGTTGTTCCAAAGAACAGTATTGCTTTGATTGAAAGAGGTCAATGTCCTTTTGGTAGAAAGAGTAACCTAGCTGGTAAACATGGGTTCAAAGCTGCATTAATTTACGATAACGATCCGCTATCCAAGGATGGTATTAAGGGTACATTGGAAAAGCCTGATAAACACACTGTGGCAACCATTGGTGTTTCTTACAAAGAAGGTAAAAAATTGATTGCTGCTTTGGAATTGCACCAAGGCGACTATTCCTTATACTTCGAAGTTGATTCCTTCGTTAAGAATATCAAGAccaaaaatatcattgcTGACACTAAACACGGTGACCCTGAAAACATTGTTGCCCTGGGTGCTCATTCTGACTCTGTCAGCAACGGTCCTGGTATCAATGATGATGGATCTGGTGCCATTTCTCTGTTGACAGTCGCTAAACAATTGACTGGCTATAAGATCAATAATAAAGTCAGGTTCGCATGGTGGGCGGCTGAGGAAGAAGGTCTGCTGGGATCTGTATTTTATGCAGACCATTTGAGTCCTGAAGAAAACTCCAAAATTAGATTATTCATGGATTATGATATGATGGCATCTCCTAACTATGAATACCAAGTTTACGATGCAAACAACAAGGACCATCCTGCTGGTTCCAAAGAACTAAAAAACTTGTACATTGATTACTATCAATCCAAAAATTTGACATACTCATTGATTCCATTTGATGGTAGATCTGACTACGTCGGATTTATCAACCATGGTATCCCCTCCGGTGGTATTGCCACTGGTGCTGAAGGCATTAACGACGAAAATGGATTGCCATTTGATAAGTGTTACCACTCTTTGTGTGACGACGTTTCTAATTTGGCATTTGATGCCTTCCTAGTCAACACACAGCTAATTGCTCACTCTGTCGCAACATATGCTAAATCGTTGGAGGACTTCCCACAAAGAAACTTAAATGTCACATCTGAAAATGTTGCAGACTTCTCCTACAGAGGTTCTCACTTAATTTTGTAA